In Methylovirgula sp., a single genomic region encodes these proteins:
- the flgK gene encoding flagellar hook-associated protein FlgK, with protein MNLTTATNIAQQALSTVSAESATVSRNINGVNIPGFAQKLANVISTYDGGSEVVSVTNAQNQALFGNVLGATSASATQAAISNGLTSLLAIVGEPGSDTSPAEQLSDLTNAIQQYEASPSSSSLATAAVTAAQKLAGTLNSATATVQQVREQADTQMASSVSSINSLLTQFQNVNQQIVTGTATGADVTDLQDTRNSILTQLSQQIGITTSTGANGEMSVYTDSGVALDQGGTVSSVTFQPTQTYTAGTTGNAVYIDGIPVTGSSSTMPIQSGALAGLATLRDDVTVTYQAQLDQTASGLISAFSETNPANSSDTEAGLFTNGASTALPTSAQVTGLAGTIAVNAAVDPSQSGNPELLGNGINFNFNTSDQGSFDTQLEQYLTNLSANQTFSSAGQIGTTNTLEGYATASVSWLDTEQQQVTSESAFQSTLLSTSTTALSNSTGINLDDEMSQMLDLENSYSASAKLLTTINDMFADLANAVDQATSA; from the coding sequence ATGAATCTCACGACTGCCACGAATATCGCCCAGCAGGCTTTGTCGACGGTCTCAGCCGAATCCGCGACCGTTTCGCGCAATATCAATGGCGTGAACATTCCTGGGTTCGCGCAGAAGCTTGCGAATGTCATATCGACCTACGACGGGGGGTCCGAGGTTGTTTCGGTCACGAACGCGCAAAATCAGGCGCTGTTCGGCAATGTTCTCGGGGCGACATCTGCGTCGGCGACCCAGGCGGCAATCTCGAATGGGCTCACCTCGTTGCTGGCAATTGTCGGTGAGCCCGGCTCCGATACGTCGCCGGCGGAGCAACTCAGTGATCTCACCAACGCAATCCAGCAATATGAGGCGTCGCCCTCGAGTAGTAGCCTCGCAACGGCCGCGGTGACTGCCGCACAAAAGCTGGCGGGTACGCTGAACAGCGCGACGGCGACAGTGCAGCAGGTCCGCGAACAAGCCGATACGCAGATGGCTTCGTCGGTTTCGTCGATCAATTCTCTGTTAACGCAATTTCAGAATGTCAATCAGCAGATCGTCACCGGCACGGCCACCGGAGCGGATGTCACCGATTTGCAGGACACCCGGAACTCGATTCTCACGCAACTCTCACAGCAAATCGGCATCACCACCTCGACCGGCGCCAACGGCGAAATGTCGGTCTATACCGACAGCGGCGTCGCGCTTGACCAGGGCGGCACCGTGAGCAGTGTGACGTTCCAGCCGACGCAAACGTACACGGCAGGAACGACTGGCAATGCCGTTTATATCGATGGGATTCCGGTGACCGGAAGCTCGTCCACAATGCCGATTCAATCCGGCGCGCTGGCTGGCCTCGCGACGCTTCGTGATGACGTCACTGTGACCTATCAGGCGCAGCTCGACCAGACGGCAAGCGGGCTCATCAGTGCCTTCAGCGAGACGAACCCGGCAAATTCAAGCGATACGGAGGCGGGGCTCTTCACGAATGGCGCGAGTACGGCGTTGCCAACTTCCGCGCAAGTAACGGGTCTCGCCGGCACGATTGCCGTCAATGCGGCGGTCGATCCGAGCCAGAGTGGCAATCCAGAGTTGTTGGGCAATGGTATCAATTTCAATTTCAACACGTCGGATCAGGGCAGCTTCGATACGCAGCTTGAGCAATATCTGACCAATCTTTCCGCCAACCAGACCTTCTCCAGCGCTGGTCAGATCGGCACGACCAATACGCTTGAGGGATATGCAACGGCATCGGTAAGTTGGCTGGATACCGAACAACAGCAAGTCACGTCCGAGAGCGCCTTTCAGAGCACGTTGCTCTCGACATCGACGACGGCGCTCTCGAATTCGACGGGTATCAATCTCGACGACGAGATGTCGCAAATGCTTGACCTCGAAAACTCCTATTCCGCGTCAGCGAAATTGCTGACAACGATTAATGACATGTTCGCCGATCTGGCGAACGCAGTTGACCAGGCGACCAGCGCATGA
- a CDS encoding response regulator transcription factor, which translates to MLVIVDERDMVTAGYACRFDSEGVSAARFCTDEFREWVQTVADTDLYAVEAFLLGDCRDREGLPKMIRERSRAPVIAMNEAPSLEQTLSLFAAGVDDVVRKPIHVREILARVGAIRRRLEVEQDHAIVGEMRVFFDGRDPEIKGSILPLPRRERRILEYLVANRGRRVSKAQIFNSIYGIFDDNVEENVVESHISKLRKKLRRHLGYDPINSVRYLGYRLAEAQ; encoded by the coding sequence GTGCTGGTAATCGTGGATGAGCGGGACATGGTAACTGCGGGTTATGCATGTCGCTTCGATAGTGAGGGCGTATCCGCAGCCAGATTTTGCACCGATGAATTCCGGGAATGGGTTCAGACGGTCGCAGATACGGATCTTTATGCGGTCGAAGCTTTTTTACTGGGTGATTGTCGCGACCGCGAAGGGCTACCAAAAATGATCCGCGAGCGTTCCCGCGCGCCGGTTATCGCAATGAATGAGGCGCCGTCGCTCGAGCAGACGCTTAGTCTCTTTGCGGCGGGCGTTGACGATGTCGTCCGCAAGCCGATTCATGTTCGTGAGATTCTTGCTCGTGTAGGTGCGATCCGACGACGACTCGAAGTGGAGCAGGATCACGCCATCGTCGGCGAGATGCGCGTTTTCTTTGACGGGCGCGATCCGGAGATCAAGGGCAGCATTTTGCCGTTGCCGCGCCGCGAGCGGCGCATTCTCGAATATCTGGTCGCCAATCGCGGTCGCCGCGTGAGCAAGGCGCAGATCTTTAATTCGATCTACGGCATTTTTGACGACAACGTTGAAGAGAATGTTGTCGAAAGTCACATCAGCAAGTTGCGCAAGAAATTGCGCCGCCATCTTGGCTACGATCCAATCAATTCGGTGCGCTATCTGGGCTATCGCCTCGCTGAGGCCCAATAG
- a CDS encoding flagellar hook protein FlgE, whose product MSLFSALMASVSGMNAQANALSTISDNIANANTVGYKEASTQFEDMLNEFSPNEYDAGGVGTVVNYSISQQGDPTATSDSTNMAIEGNGFFVVQNASGQTFLTRTGSFEPDAQGNLVNASGYTLMGYPPVPSPPSYSPNDLVPVQISTSSLSPAVASTSATLTGNLDSSSATVAAADLPSATPPGSGFTSMTPVTTYDSLGNPTTLNVYMSNMGGGQWEMDVYNSAGTPSGPPGAPLKTQDLQFSTTTGALQTPTTPVSVTVNGQAIAFDPSKLTQLASSTSVQGSANGNPPGTYESVSVSQDGVLSETFSNGVTTPIYQIPLATVPAVNAMTSMAGDVFEPNSDSGKMQLGGANNNGFGSINGSEEETSTVDLATELTNMVVTQNSYQANSKAFSVGSDMLSELVNLLK is encoded by the coding sequence ATGAGTCTTTTTAGTGCGTTGATGGCGAGCGTGTCGGGCATGAACGCTCAGGCGAATGCGCTTTCGACTATCTCGGATAACATCGCGAACGCGAATACCGTGGGCTACAAAGAAGCCTCGACGCAGTTCGAGGATATGCTCAACGAATTCAGCCCTAACGAATACGACGCGGGCGGCGTCGGCACGGTCGTCAACTACAGTATCTCGCAGCAAGGCGATCCGACTGCGACCAGCGATTCGACCAATATGGCGATCGAGGGCAATGGCTTTTTTGTCGTCCAGAACGCGAGTGGCCAGACATTCCTGACCCGCACCGGCTCCTTTGAGCCAGATGCGCAGGGCAATCTCGTCAACGCGTCGGGCTATACTTTGATGGGCTATCCGCCGGTTCCTTCGCCGCCCAGCTATTCCCCAAATGATCTGGTGCCGGTGCAAATTTCGACGTCGAGCCTTTCGCCCGCGGTGGCGTCAACCTCTGCGACATTGACGGGCAATCTCGATTCGTCGTCGGCAACCGTCGCCGCGGCTGATCTGCCGTCCGCCACTCCCCCCGGTTCTGGCTTCACCAGCATGACGCCGGTCACAACCTATGACAGTCTCGGCAACCCCACGACCCTGAACGTCTACATGTCAAATATGGGGGGCGGTCAATGGGAGATGGACGTCTACAATTCCGCGGGCACCCCAAGTGGGCCGCCAGGAGCGCCGTTGAAGACGCAGGATCTGCAATTCAGCACGACGACGGGCGCGTTGCAGACGCCGACAACGCCCGTATCGGTTACGGTCAATGGTCAGGCAATCGCGTTCGACCCGTCCAAGCTGACGCAGCTCGCTTCATCAACCTCCGTCCAGGGTTCCGCTAACGGCAATCCCCCGGGGACTTATGAAAGCGTCTCGGTCTCTCAGGATGGCGTTCTGTCCGAGACCTTTTCCAACGGTGTGACCACGCCAATTTATCAAATTCCACTCGCGACGGTGCCGGCGGTCAATGCGATGACTTCGATGGCCGGCGATGTGTTCGAGCCGAATTCAGACTCCGGCAAGATGCAGCTTGGCGGCGCCAACAACAATGGCTTCGGCTCGATCAACGGATCGGAAGAAGAAACCTCGACTGTCGACCTGGCGACCGAACTCACCAACATGGTCGTGACTCAGAACAGCTACCAGGCCAATTCGAAAGCATTCTCCGTCGGCTCGGACATGCTGAGCGAGTTGGTCAATCTTCTGAAATAA
- a CDS encoding flagellar hook-associated family protein, with the protein MSSYISSYSISTALRQSILSEQTNLAQAQQEVSTGDYADVGLALGADAGQDIDLRNQESLLKTFTTTNNLAATNLSSIQNVLTELQTSAQSMVTDLTGATGQNGVGATLQEQAQSALQQLIAGLNTNSGGNYLFGGTNSSVAPITDYYASGSANQAAVNSAFSSSFGFSQSDPGVANITASQMQSFLGGQFSSLFQGSSWTSDWSSASNTETTSEISPSQTVDTSVSANNPAFQDIAQAYTMLASVGTQNLSSSTLQTVMTNAENLLNTGLTALTNVQAGVGTAQSDITSANNQMSVEMNVLNTQIGNLEGVNPFDATTEVTNLQTQIETSYELTSQLSQLSLVKYL; encoded by the coding sequence ATGAGCTCGTACATCTCATCTTATTCGATTTCTACGGCGTTGCGTCAGTCCATTCTCTCGGAGCAGACCAACTTGGCGCAAGCGCAACAAGAGGTCTCGACCGGGGATTACGCAGATGTCGGTCTCGCCCTTGGCGCGGACGCGGGGCAGGACATCGATTTGCGTAACCAGGAATCGCTGCTCAAGACGTTTACGACGACAAATAATCTGGCGGCGACAAATCTGAGCAGCATACAAAACGTGCTTACTGAGCTTCAGACAAGCGCCCAGAGTATGGTGACGGATTTAACTGGCGCAACCGGTCAAAACGGAGTCGGTGCGACCTTGCAAGAGCAGGCACAAAGTGCGCTGCAGCAACTTATCGCGGGGCTCAACACGAATTCGGGCGGAAATTATCTTTTCGGCGGCACGAATAGCTCGGTTGCGCCGATCACTGACTATTATGCTTCTGGTTCGGCGAACCAAGCGGCCGTCAATTCCGCGTTCTCGTCTTCTTTCGGCTTTTCGCAAAGCGATCCCGGCGTCGCAAATATAACGGCGAGCCAGATGCAGAGCTTCCTGGGCGGCCAGTTCTCATCGCTCTTCCAGGGTTCGAGCTGGACATCAGACTGGTCGTCGGCGAGCAATACTGAAACGACAAGCGAAATCTCGCCTTCGCAAACCGTTGACACGTCAGTCAGCGCCAACAATCCGGCCTTCCAGGATATTGCGCAGGCCTACACGATGCTCGCCAGTGTTGGTACGCAGAATTTGAGCAGCTCGACGTTGCAGACTGTCATGACGAATGCCGAAAATCTTTTGAACACCGGCCTCACGGCTTTGACGAATGTGCAAGCCGGCGTGGGCACCGCCCAGAGCGACATTACGTCGGCCAATAATCAGATGTCAGTCGAAATGAATGTTCTGAATACGCAGATCGGCAATCTTGAGGGCGTCAATCCTTTCGACGCGACGACTGAAGTGACAAATCTGCAAACGCAGATCGAAACTTCTTACGAGCTGACATCGCAACTTTCACAGCTGAGCTTGGTGAAATACCTCTAA